The DNA window CAAAATGCATTTGATTACCTCGCATCCAAATAATCGCTGTACCAGAGTCCACCCAAAGGCAATCCCTCCGCAACTAAATTCTTCACCGTATCGTCATCACTCGCCCTCCTGATTATTGAAAAACCATCCGGCCCCTTTTCCAAAATCCAGACTTCGGAAGGTTCCAAGGCATCAACCAAATACGGCTGATGGGTCGTTATGAAAACCTGAGATCCGCCTTTGCGGCCTGTCGCATGTTCACGAAATTCCTTTGCCAAGGACTCCAGGAGCTTGTGATACAAGCCATTTTCCGGTTCTTCGATACATAAAAACGGTGGTGGTGTCGGATCTTCAAGTAAAAGCAAATAGGCAAACACCTTCAGTGTCCCGTCAGACATCTGTTGGGCGTAAAACGGGTCTTGAAAGCCTTTATCATTGAACCGCAGAAGCAAGCGACCGTCATTAGTCGCTTCCGTGTCAATCTTATTGACACCGGGAATTTTATCAGCAATACGATTTAGAATCGCCTCGAAACGTTTTGGGTGCTCCCGTCGCATGAACTGCACTACATTACCAAGATTATCACCATGAATGTTGAGGTGTTTTTGGGGTCCAGCAAGAGGCAGACTGCGAGCGGCATCGGGAGTGAAGTAACTTAGGTACCATCCTTCGATGAATCTG is part of the Desulfobulbaceae bacterium genome and encodes:
- a CDS encoding AAA family ATPase, which encodes MAKIEGFRIRNFRSLKDVTLGRLWNKQQADPLMPMTAVIGKNGVGKSTLFDAFGFLADALKSGVEEACDSRGRGGFKRIRAQGQQEPIEFEIYYKEGGNSRPITYEIAIDLDTSGRPFVLKERLRQRRTGQKHGWPYSFLVLNSGKGVAWKGDQDGPQIKEDQEDFDLNNLMESIKSGESKEESRETEVVELEDIRKLGIATLGALKQHPRISAFRRFIEGWYLSYFTPDAARSLPLAGPQKHLNIHGDNLGNVVQFMRREHPKRFEAILNRIADKIPGVNKIDTEATNDGRLLLRFNDKGFQDPFYAQQMSDGTLKVFAYLLLLEDPTPPPFLCIEEPENGLYHKLLESLAKEFREHATGRKGGSQVFITTHQPYLVDALEPSEVWILEKGPDGFSIIRRASDDDTVKNLVAEGLPLGGLWYSDYLDAR